The Henckelia pumila isolate YLH828 chromosome 2, ASM3356847v2, whole genome shotgun sequence genome includes a window with the following:
- the LOC140881052 gene encoding uncharacterized protein has translation MDQQPHDYGAPVTFPQQQRPSHVQQQQQYGFHPQHQQFPPSVHGAPFLPPHPSLQQFPYPRPLQQPQLYPHLPPHPHLHQQPPPTFPPHMPPHSLPLSFHGPYDSAPPPVPPPSDLELQKRIDKLVEYAVKNGPEFESVVREREHDNPAYGFLFGGEGHNYYRHKLWVATRLPSGPFNPPFQSSMPVMHPPNPMMSSSPMNAPNAGAVSASTFGANHIQQPPFPPFYEQQHPHQPFVGHGRPEYDQPYRPFKGLSRPLPSDVEIELNGVLNNLSGTKESIKSAKTWFMQRSAFAAALAEALRDRLFTLDDSEGQLHIVYLANDILFDSLQRRANPHELDNEAFAFKPVLGSMLARIYHNPQNKEENQSRLQKILHFWASKEVYDQDTIRGLENEMTNGLPMSSFPGSHRDISAIAGGSAAAPGLHQVANHNSSQWQPDMHSSIPNISNQEYANKQVPPVPSVPPQQFHTTSVPSSGFAGSTPVPPSVLQSSQPAPQLPTPGIVGEKPPAYPLFPPGLIPGMVRKMQIGSGVPYSPMSPLDIPTVIPPSNVSPSEILEQVSKFFRDIGEVNPSEGLMKASESIDYQEYESDRELHVRKGGACIPPPPSLGVDPDTGNLADGSVERKPGSSSSGRLGLGATADPNEPSQYDDVYSSYRKQRSTNYHSSMSARASAR, from the exons ATGGACCAGCAGCCGCATGATTATGGTGCTCCAGTTACATTTCCTCAACAGCAGAGACCGAGTCATGTTCAGCAGCAGCAACAGTACGGTTTTCACCCACAGCATCAGCAATTTCCTCCGTCTGTTCATGGTGCACCTTTTCTGCCCCCTCATCCTTCTCTCCAACAGTTTCCTTACCCTCGGCCTCTGCAGCAACCACAACTTTATCCTCATCTGCCTCCACACCCTCACCTTCATCAACAGCCACCACCTACTTTTCCACCACATATGCCTCCTCATTCTCTTCCTCTGTCTTTCCATGGACCATATGATTCTGCGCCTCCCCCTGTTCCACCTCCATCTGATCTTGAGCTGCAAAAGAGAATTGACAAATTGGTTGAGTATGCTGTCAAAAATGGCCCTGAATTTGAATCCGTTGTTCGCGAAAGAGAGCATGATAATCCTGCCTATGGTTTCCTCTTTGGTGGTGAAGGCCATAATTACTACCGACATAAGCTCTGGGTCGCAACAAGACTTCCTAGCGGCCCTTTCAACCCCCCTTTCCAATCTTCTATGCCAGTGATGCATCCTCCAAATCCCATGATGAGTTCATCGCCTATGAATGCTCCAAATGCTGGAGCGGTCTCTGCTTCAACGTTTGGTGCAAATCACATACAGCAACCTCCTTTTCCTCCATTCTATGAACAACAACATCCTCACCAGCCTTTTGTTGGTCATGGTCGTCCTGAATATGATCAGCCTTACCGGCCTTTTAAAGGTCTATCCAGACCCCTTCCCTCTGATGTTGAGATTGAGCTGAATGGTGTTCTTAACAATCTTTCTGGGACTAAAGAGTCAATAAAGAGTGCAAAGACTTGGTTTATGCAGAGATCTGCTTTTGCAGCAGCCCTAGCCGAGGCACTCCGTGATAGGTTGTTTACCTTGGATGATTCTGAGGGACAATTGCATATAGTTTACCTTGCGAATGACATTCTCTTTGATAG CTTGCAGAGGCGGGCTAATCCTCATGAGCTCGATAATGAGGCCTTTGCATTTAAGCCGGTTTTGGGCTCTATGTTGGCGAGGATATACCACAACCCACAGAACAAGGAGGAAAACCAGTCGCGACTTCAGAAAATTTTACACTTCTGGGCCTCCAAAGAAGTTTATGATCAAGATACTATCCGTGGGTTAGAAAATGAGATGACAAATGGGTTGCCAATGAGTTCTTTTCCAGGTTCTCACAGAGACATATCTGCTATTGCAGGAGGATCGGCCGCTGCCCCAG GCCTACACCAAGTGGCAAACCATAATTCATCACAGTGGCAACCTGATATGCACAGCTCCATTCCCAATATATCAAATCAAGAATATGCAAATAAACAAGTTCCTCCGGTACCCTCGGTACCAcctcaacaatttcataccacttcAGTCCCTTCCAGTGGGTTTGCAGGATCTACCCCTGTCCCACCATCTGTTCTACAGTCAAGTCAACCTGCTCCCCAGCTACCTACTCCTGGCATAGTTGGGGAAAAACCGCCAGCATATCCTTTGTTCCCTCCAGGACTTATTCCAGGCATGGTAAGAAAGATGCAGATTGGTAGTGGGGTGCCTTACTCTCCGATGAGCCCTCTAGATATTCCAACCGTCATTCCACCATCAAATGTTTCGCCATCAGAAATTCTCGAGCAAGTGTCAAAGTTCTTCAGAGACATCGGAGAGGTTAACCCCTCAGAGGGACTGATGAAGGCATCAGAATCAATAGATTACCAGGAATACGAATCTGATAGAGAGCTTCATGTTCGTAAGGGTGGAGCTTGCATTCCTCCACCTCCTAGCCTTGGGGTTGACCCTGATACTGGGAATCTTGCTGATGGAAGTGTTGAGCGAAAGCCTGGATCAAGTAGTTCTGGCAGATTGGGACTTGGGGCAACAGCTGATCCCAATGAGCCAAGTCAATATGACGATGTCTACTCCTCTTATAGAAAACAGAGAAGCACCAATTACCATTCATCCATGAGTGCACGAGCTTCAGCAAGGTGA